The proteins below are encoded in one region of Pseudobacteriovorax antillogorgiicola:
- a CDS encoding collagen-like protein: protein MKKLIGLTLLSTAALGSDFPKDSGYIEGGRSLGEYSDIVNYYPGEGVVVRRKPSDMRECTNGDDCPAVVIIDPDTGRINLLGDVNMRSLYIGESPIVNSQGDWLGNIGNLKGEKGDKGNTGPKGNPGRDAEPCKVLADRISCGTTEVLLSSLKGPQGKQGPRGPAGAQGPQGPKGEKGDKGDTGAKGDPGPQGKVGPQGPAGPSGGAGSKGPKGDKGDSCYFDMSARKIRCGSTSINLSEITGPKGPKGDKGDPGAPGSKGPKGAQGPAGPTGPKGDKGDKGDKGDQGIPGKKGEWGLPGKKGDKGDKGDTGPAGESCVRGLRFIRNVPKLWLI from the coding sequence ATGAAAAAACTAATTGGATTAACGCTGCTATCGACAGCAGCACTTGGAAGTGATTTTCCAAAAGACTCGGGCTACATCGAAGGAGGGAGAAGCCTTGGCGAGTACTCTGATATCGTCAACTACTATCCTGGCGAGGGGGTTGTAGTCAGGCGAAAGCCAAGCGACATGAGAGAATGCACAAATGGCGATGACTGCCCGGCTGTCGTGATCATTGATCCCGATACAGGCCGCATCAATCTACTGGGAGATGTGAACATGCGCTCCCTTTACATCGGTGAAAGTCCCATCGTTAATAGCCAAGGGGATTGGCTTGGTAATATCGGAAACCTTAAAGGCGAGAAGGGCGACAAAGGCAATACTGGCCCCAAGGGAAATCCTGGACGTGATGCCGAGCCTTGTAAAGTACTCGCCGATCGCATTAGCTGCGGGACTACAGAGGTTTTACTCTCTTCCCTTAAGGGTCCCCAAGGGAAACAAGGTCCCAGAGGACCAGCCGGAGCTCAGGGACCACAAGGGCCAAAGGGAGAAAAGGGTGATAAAGGTGACACCGGAGCCAAAGGTGATCCCGGACCACAGGGCAAAGTAGGGCCCCAGGGACCAGCTGGACCAAGTGGTGGTGCCGGATCGAAAGGTCCGAAAGGTGACAAAGGTGATAGCTGCTACTTCGATATGTCAGCCCGAAAAATTAGATGTGGTTCCACTTCAATCAACCTTAGCGAGATCACGGGTCCCAAGGGTCCAAAAGGTGACAAGGGGGATCCTGGAGCTCCAGGGTCGAAAGGACCAAAGGGTGCTCAAGGTCCTGCCGGTCCCACAGGCCCTAAAGGCGATAAGGGAGATAAAGGGGATAAAGGTGACCAGGGCATTCCCGGCAAAAAGGGCGAGTGGGGTCTGCCCGGTAAAAAGGGTGATAAAGGGGATAAGGGTGACACTGGACCAGCCGGTGAAAGTTGTGTCCGAGGTCTTCGATTTATCCGAAATGTACCGAAGCTCTGGCTGATCTAG
- a CDS encoding YcbK family protein, giving the protein MEEKRENLTDNFKLEEISCPCGNCEARIDNRYLFKMQALRDIIGKPFKINSWFRCLAYNRTLAGSSQKSQHILGKATDISTRGWSDNEIMSLISKAYLLGFKGIGIYPTFVHLDSREGEFGMWCVGS; this is encoded by the coding sequence ATCGAAGAAAAACGTGAGAACTTAACTGATAACTTCAAGCTAGAAGAGATCTCGTGTCCGTGTGGCAACTGCGAAGCCAGAATTGATAACCGTTATTTGTTCAAGATGCAAGCCCTTCGCGACATCATCGGCAAGCCCTTTAAGATCAATAGCTGGTTTCGCTGTCTGGCTTATAATAGAACCCTAGCTGGAAGCTCTCAAAAATCGCAGCACATCCTTGGTAAGGCGACCGACATTTCAACGCGGGGATGGTCTGATAATGAGATCATGAGTCTTATCTCTAAGGCTTATCTGTTGGGGTTTAAGGGGATAGGAATCTATCCGACTTTTGTTCATCTTGATTCGCGGGAGGGGGAATTTGGAATGTGGTGCGTAGGGAGCTAA
- a CDS encoding TonB-dependent receptor plug domain-containing protein, translating to MKYIALIIILINPLKSLADSASIDMSLSDILSLEVETASSNKESIMDAPASIIVITEDDIINRGYENLMEILSDLPGFDVIGTSAWDIAYQRGYRTPFLQRTLVMIDGQTINNLWTHNPDINHILPIESFSRIEILYGPTSAVYGPNAFLGIINFISKKPSNLAQGELENYAKISFGTKNTNILDARSSGNLGTIAYSIDGKYYRSEGFDWTWDEKSYTGFYDNRDVWGPIVDHPSNSFTGNIGDSINPKENKYISIAVESGGFSMGVEYRDRQQAYGPFYSSVKAQANTPWGGGSSRIFTKYNFTGSSFNSKTFLQYRESSTYGDWAEAYYHPSQEGSEDAYKGITLTHWRSDSWAALLTQDFETNLSSSLTLLGGVKVERKNLQKAYIIPGYWCTNDSEGNPIPAANNGTKTVLGVNCGDSVQSAEDSEVVSTPIPDPWTHSGSSNRTYTTDAGIYALAIYKPNENWTYNTGIRYDENTSYGASTNPRFSVIYKPEKTMAVKFILGTAFQEPAPLQVYGGWNGRAGNEDLKPEKVQNAELVLTHVFGKVFHEVGSFFSTYKDVVKEEAENAGEREILGLEYKLNYSFLSPLSSREAEVDFNYTYTISKSSITYDHGTFVKGDNASTEEGAGWVDSDSMVDLGDIAPHKANIILNLPTANHFNMNYALNFVSSRDLYLRNPLRRDNEELEGYLNFDTTLAYRPTKEYSLTLKVQNVFDNEYYHPGGEQADSGINRSQPAAGFRNSLIPQAKRTFLVGLKAKF from the coding sequence ATGAAATACATCGCTTTGATAATAATACTTATCAACCCTCTAAAATCTCTTGCCGATAGTGCATCTATAGACATGTCGTTGAGTGATATCCTTAGCCTTGAGGTCGAAACAGCTTCATCGAACAAAGAATCCATCATGGACGCACCTGCGTCGATAATAGTTATTACTGAAGATGACATCATAAATCGAGGTTATGAAAACCTGATGGAGATACTATCTGATCTCCCTGGTTTCGATGTTATAGGAACATCTGCATGGGACATTGCCTACCAGCGTGGTTACAGAACCCCTTTTCTACAAAGAACCCTCGTCATGATTGATGGACAGACCATCAATAACCTATGGACACATAACCCCGATATAAATCATATTCTACCGATTGAAAGCTTTAGTAGAATTGAGATACTCTATGGTCCTACATCTGCAGTATACGGACCAAACGCATTTCTTGGAATTATCAACTTTATAAGCAAAAAGCCCTCTAATCTCGCGCAGGGTGAACTAGAAAACTATGCAAAGATATCTTTTGGCACGAAAAACACCAATATCCTAGATGCACGATCCTCTGGGAATCTGGGTACCATAGCCTACTCGATAGATGGTAAATACTATCGAAGTGAGGGCTTTGATTGGACTTGGGACGAAAAATCCTACACTGGCTTCTATGATAATAGAGACGTGTGGGGCCCGATTGTTGATCATCCGTCCAACTCTTTCACCGGCAATATTGGCGATAGCATCAACCCTAAAGAGAATAAATATATCTCAATCGCCGTTGAGTCCGGTGGGTTTTCCATGGGTGTCGAATATAGAGATCGGCAACAGGCTTACGGACCATTTTACTCATCAGTAAAAGCACAAGCAAATACTCCTTGGGGAGGAGGGTCCTCTAGAATATTCACCAAGTATAACTTCACTGGCAGCAGCTTCAATTCGAAGACATTCCTTCAATACAGAGAAAGCTCAACATATGGAGACTGGGCTGAAGCATACTATCACCCGTCTCAAGAAGGAAGTGAAGACGCATATAAAGGCATAACGTTAACTCACTGGAGATCCGATAGCTGGGCAGCTCTCTTAACTCAAGATTTCGAAACAAATCTTTCATCAAGCCTGACTTTACTAGGTGGAGTAAAAGTTGAGCGAAAGAACTTACAGAAAGCGTACATCATACCCGGTTACTGGTGCACCAACGATTCGGAAGGGAACCCGATACCAGCTGCAAACAACGGAACAAAAACAGTTCTTGGAGTTAATTGCGGTGATAGCGTTCAGTCAGCCGAGGACTCCGAAGTTGTTTCAACGCCAATCCCTGACCCTTGGACCCACTCCGGATCAAGTAACCGAACATACACAACTGATGCTGGTATCTATGCACTCGCTATATATAAACCAAATGAAAACTGGACCTACAACACCGGAATTCGATATGACGAAAACACATCCTATGGGGCTAGCACAAATCCAAGGTTTTCGGTGATCTATAAACCGGAGAAAACAATGGCAGTCAAATTTATTTTGGGTACGGCCTTTCAAGAACCTGCTCCTCTGCAGGTATATGGTGGCTGGAACGGTCGAGCAGGAAATGAAGATCTTAAACCAGAGAAAGTCCAGAATGCAGAACTCGTGCTCACTCACGTATTTGGTAAGGTATTCCATGAGGTAGGTTCGTTTTTCTCGACTTATAAAGATGTTGTCAAGGAAGAGGCAGAGAATGCGGGTGAAAGAGAGATTTTGGGGCTCGAATATAAGCTAAACTATTCTTTCTTAAGCCCCTTGTCTAGTAGAGAAGCGGAAGTCGATTTTAACTACACATATACGATTTCAAAGTCCAGCATTACCTATGATCATGGCACTTTTGTCAAGGGTGATAACGCATCCACAGAAGAAGGGGCTGGTTGGGTCGACAGTGACAGTATGGTAGACCTTGGTGACATTGCTCCTCATAAGGCAAATATAATTTTGAACTTGCCTACTGCAAACCACTTCAACATGAATTATGCCTTAAACTTTGTTTCATCTAGAGACCTCTATTTGAGAAACCCGTTGAGGCGTGATAATGAAGAGCTTGAAGGCTATTTGAATTTCGATACAACACTTGCCTATAGACCCACCAAAGAGTACTCATTGACTTTAAAGGTGCAAAACGTTTTTGATAACGAATATTATCATCCAGGTGGTGAACAAGCTGACTCAGGAATCAATAGGAGCCAACCAGCCGCTGGCTTCAGAAACTCATTGATTCCACAAGCTAAAAGAACGTTTCTAGTTGGACTCAAGGCAAAATTCTGA
- a CDS encoding 7TM diverse intracellular signaling domain-containing protein encodes MDSTPCNAADLVRPSIVDSTSTIESKYLSVFIESYDGTTIFDDEELHRALRNKKSEPFQTFIDHLDAKYVDRLGIQDIVKKYKSQEFESLAHHSLNFGNTPNFHWYHFKAEVPKIITENLMLKLSGYYFDARVWIFDEDGKIVSQFRDSIAFPSSNSFTLKNGTVIAFPLELKSRSIYDFYIRVDTSYEPHTANFSFVKKLDLEAQLELNAYIDSGYAGIIVSLFLYNLFIYVFTRDSVYLYYCLYVASLAHLCLFLKGVYYPVQNVVESYQVHVFGSLAVTSLMGQLFAKKFLGVKRFISGKLITNFKVFYSIWIFNMLGSIFLPSKFMVYSSLVATIFALVTLTVMTALAIRNGYIEGYTFAVAFLALFIGSFAKVFESFAIIPKVISTWFSIQLGSALELILLSVSMGTKIRILADTLRSKNKQIMTFANHMEDLVNEKTAEIRVIHDSIPQGLFTVSDPVKLHVENGYSAKLESIVDQDKLESKSINDILLRKSTLDKDQINIIITCLSSSLGADDLNFELNSHNLPREIEIEVNDNQKVLEVDWIPVKKDESIHKILVSLRDVTDSRAMELTIKRQEIEAAICLELVDTDPELCEKFFTSTRFLVKKSLDFIDSGDLDATSLHREIFINVHTIKGNARSLNLRYLATQVHVFEDILEKNEEFGRHELLNKFSRVIDTIKKYESINNVTLNRLTRPSNQYSISNQTIEEILDILDEKKQFNESKKLQLLLELERMRSVSLADVLSDLKEMLISIAHELGKEIPSLRLTGNLYMDTNISIFFTNILTHLLRNSIDHGIEKRAIREDLSKPANGQIFIRVEERTDKESIVISISDDGKGLDLKKLEKMGIEKGLLPKNGNTSSQIADIVFSAGLSTANKISEISGRGVGLNSVKSYVESHDSCISIALKKPNNQGNWEFSIDIEAPRLLFADVVLHETTSSI; translated from the coding sequence ATGGATTCCACACCTTGTAACGCGGCAGATTTGGTTCGACCTTCAATAGTTGATAGCACCAGCACGATAGAATCAAAGTACCTTTCGGTGTTTATTGAGTCTTATGATGGAACAACAATATTTGATGATGAGGAACTCCACAGGGCTCTTAGAAATAAAAAAAGTGAGCCTTTTCAAACATTTATTGATCACCTTGATGCAAAATATGTCGATAGGCTTGGTATTCAAGATATAGTTAAGAAGTATAAATCACAGGAGTTTGAAAGCCTCGCACATCATAGCTTAAATTTTGGTAACACACCTAACTTTCATTGGTATCACTTCAAAGCCGAAGTTCCTAAAATCATTACGGAAAACCTCATGCTAAAGCTGTCTGGATACTACTTTGATGCAAGAGTTTGGATATTCGATGAAGATGGCAAAATAGTTTCACAGTTCAGAGATAGTATCGCCTTTCCTAGTAGTAACTCATTTACGCTAAAAAATGGAACGGTGATTGCATTTCCGCTAGAACTAAAAAGCAGAAGCATCTATGATTTCTACATTCGAGTTGACACCTCCTACGAGCCCCACACTGCAAATTTCTCGTTTGTAAAGAAGCTTGATCTTGAAGCACAGCTTGAGTTAAACGCCTACATTGATTCTGGATATGCTGGGATCATTGTTTCATTATTTCTCTATAATCTATTTATATATGTCTTCACACGAGACTCTGTATATCTCTATTATTGTTTATATGTAGCTTCTCTAGCCCATTTATGCCTATTCCTAAAAGGGGTCTACTATCCAGTACAAAATGTAGTCGAATCCTATCAGGTTCATGTTTTCGGTTCACTAGCAGTTACTTCATTAATGGGGCAACTGTTTGCCAAGAAGTTTCTCGGTGTAAAGAGGTTTATATCAGGAAAGTTGATTACCAATTTTAAGGTATTCTACTCCATCTGGATTTTCAATATGTTGGGCTCGATTTTCCTGCCCTCTAAGTTCATGGTCTACTCTTCACTTGTTGCAACCATATTTGCTCTTGTGACATTGACAGTAATGACAGCTTTGGCGATACGTAATGGGTATATAGAAGGCTATACCTTTGCCGTCGCATTTTTGGCTCTATTTATTGGAAGCTTTGCGAAGGTATTCGAATCTTTTGCAATAATACCTAAAGTGATCTCAACTTGGTTTTCGATTCAACTTGGCTCGGCTCTTGAGTTGATTTTACTATCAGTTTCTATGGGGACGAAAATACGAATATTAGCAGACACACTAAGATCTAAGAATAAACAGATTATGACCTTTGCAAATCATATGGAGGATCTTGTTAATGAAAAAACAGCTGAAATTAGAGTAATTCACGACAGTATTCCTCAAGGCCTTTTTACAGTTTCGGATCCTGTTAAGCTTCATGTGGAAAATGGCTACTCTGCTAAACTGGAATCGATAGTCGATCAGGACAAACTAGAGTCCAAGTCCATTAATGATATTCTGCTAAGAAAATCGACCCTAGATAAAGACCAAATAAACATTATCATAACCTGCCTATCATCCTCCCTTGGTGCTGATGATCTTAACTTTGAGCTGAATTCGCATAATCTACCAAGGGAAATCGAGATTGAAGTTAATGACAATCAAAAAGTACTAGAAGTCGACTGGATACCAGTTAAAAAAGATGAAAGTATTCATAAGATTCTTGTGAGCTTGCGTGATGTGACTGATAGTAGAGCGATGGAATTAACAATCAAGAGACAAGAGATAGAAGCAGCGATCTGTTTGGAGCTAGTAGATACTGATCCAGAACTGTGCGAAAAATTCTTTACATCCACTAGGTTCCTAGTAAAAAAATCTCTTGACTTCATCGACAGCGGTGATCTTGATGCTACAAGCCTTCATCGGGAGATCTTCATTAACGTGCATACTATAAAGGGAAATGCCAGATCTCTGAACTTGCGGTACCTAGCTACCCAGGTCCATGTTTTTGAGGATATTCTGGAAAAGAATGAAGAATTCGGACGGCATGAATTACTTAATAAGTTTAGTAGAGTTATCGATACAATAAAAAAATATGAAAGTATAAATAATGTCACTTTGAATAGGCTAACTCGACCATCTAATCAATACTCAATCAGCAATCAAACGATTGAAGAAATCTTAGATATTCTCGACGAAAAGAAACAATTTAACGAAAGTAAAAAGCTCCAGCTGCTATTGGAATTAGAAAGAATGAGAAGCGTATCTCTAGCAGATGTTTTATCTGATCTAAAAGAGATGCTAATCTCCATAGCCCATGAATTAGGAAAAGAGATTCCAAGTCTTCGATTGACGGGTAATCTATATATGGACACTAATATTTCTATTTTCTTCACCAATATTCTAACTCATTTGTTAAGAAATTCAATTGATCATGGGATAGAAAAGAGGGCAATCCGAGAGGATCTATCCAAACCAGCTAATGGCCAGATATTCATTAGAGTCGAGGAACGAACTGACAAAGAAAGTATTGTAATCTCGATCAGTGATGATGGAAAAGGTTTAGACCTAAAAAAGCTTGAGAAAATGGGAATAGAGAAAGGTCTTCTGCCGAAGAATGGTAACACAAGCAGTCAAATAGCAGATATAGTTTTTTCGGCGGGTCTATCCACTGCGAATAAGATCTCCGAAATTTCGGGGCGTGGCGTAGGTTTAAACTCAGTAAAATCATATGTTGAGAGTCATGACTCATGTATTAGTATAGCGCTTAAGAAACCCAATAACCAAGGCAATTGGGAATTTTCAATTGATATCGAAGCTCCTAGATTGCTATTTGCTGATGTTGTACTACATGAGACTACTAGCTCGATATAG
- a CDS encoding TonB-dependent receptor encodes MNYALNFVSSRDLYLRNPLRRDNEELEGYLNFDTTLAYRPTKEYSLTLKVQNVFDNEYYHPGGEQADSGINRSQPAAGFRNSLIPQAKRTFLVGLKAKF; translated from the coding sequence ATGAATTATGCCTTAAACTTTGTTTCATCTAGAGACCTCTATTTGAGAAACCCGTTGAGGCGTGATAATGAAGAGCTTGAAGGCTATTTGAATTTCGATACAACACTTGCCTATAGACCCACCAAAGAGTACTCATTGACTTTAAAGGTGCAAAACGTTTTTGATAACGAATATTATCATCCAGGTGGTGAACAAGCTGACTCAGGAATCAATAGGAGCCAACCAGCCGCTGGCTTCAGAAACTCATTGATTCCACAAGCTAAAAGAACGTTTCTAGTTGGACTCAAGGCAAAATTCTGA
- a CDS encoding protein-arginine deiminase family protein yields MKAMRAALDVLVLIPLLLSCDNTFVDNRGKQEQSQAPLLPKGIEFSVELIGLANLDNDSGGGIDFENPITEAEDELVRWELTPDQLSLIETDHLLELKLESTDPSIRVWKNGTLILGKGSKPSHSIKYDEIGGIDVEFGEFNTKEVISISHLNANGESIGKGSLTLRSAPLILNHHLQPSEHVYALETEGNEALIEAYKSVLKTKFTPLSGTRYQDDVWVQDEIEFATSIDPSGKRQDIIVDSIRDRGLAPLAKDISTKQTVVRTWGLPSTATTFDSFGNLEASPPVTVDGVNYPFGRIYYGANDNPSESLSELLAEALSAQVVQKPFAIDTSWLCVGHVDEFSTFVPDTNSPKGFKLLISDINEAYKLLEAMSADTMLPQYARDFGYENVEAILDDQALRTLNENLQENILDQIVGTFKKELGLDDTDIIKVPSLFEDELCGDGAHGALIPGMVNLVVADDEEGATNLFIPDPFIRAELTDQASDPFIKDLTEKLPSDLDLHFVDDWTVYHMGMGEIHCGTNVKRTPMQNSGVPRT; encoded by the coding sequence ATGAAAGCAATGCGAGCGGCTCTCGATGTACTAGTGCTAATTCCTCTATTACTAAGTTGTGATAACACTTTTGTCGACAACAGAGGCAAACAGGAGCAAAGCCAAGCTCCCCTTCTTCCTAAGGGGATAGAATTTTCTGTTGAACTGATTGGTTTGGCTAACCTAGACAACGATAGTGGAGGTGGCATCGACTTCGAGAACCCGATCACAGAAGCCGAAGATGAACTGGTTCGCTGGGAACTAACTCCTGATCAGCTGTCGCTCATCGAAACTGATCATCTATTGGAATTGAAACTAGAGTCTACTGACCCTAGTATTAGGGTCTGGAAGAATGGAACTTTAATACTGGGAAAAGGATCGAAACCATCTCATTCCATCAAATACGATGAGATCGGCGGAATTGACGTTGAATTTGGAGAATTCAATACCAAGGAAGTGATTAGCATAAGCCACCTGAATGCAAATGGTGAATCTATTGGCAAGGGAAGCTTGACTCTTCGCTCGGCACCCTTAATTCTAAACCACCACCTTCAACCATCTGAACATGTCTATGCACTGGAAACTGAGGGCAACGAAGCACTCATCGAGGCATATAAGAGTGTTTTAAAGACTAAGTTCACACCTCTTTCTGGCACACGCTATCAAGACGATGTGTGGGTTCAAGATGAGATTGAATTCGCCACTAGTATCGACCCTAGTGGTAAGAGGCAAGATATTATTGTTGATTCTATCCGAGACCGAGGGCTTGCTCCCCTAGCAAAAGATATATCGACTAAGCAAACTGTTGTCCGCACCTGGGGTCTACCTTCAACAGCGACTACCTTCGACTCTTTTGGCAATCTAGAGGCAAGCCCTCCAGTTACTGTTGATGGTGTCAATTATCCTTTTGGCAGGATTTACTATGGTGCCAACGACAACCCTTCTGAAAGCTTGAGTGAGTTACTCGCTGAAGCCTTAAGTGCCCAAGTTGTCCAAAAGCCTTTTGCCATAGATACCAGTTGGCTATGTGTAGGACACGTTGACGAGTTTTCTACATTTGTTCCTGATACAAACTCCCCTAAAGGATTCAAGCTCCTAATTTCTGATATAAATGAAGCCTATAAACTATTAGAAGCTATGTCGGCAGATACCATGCTACCTCAGTATGCTCGTGACTTTGGTTATGAGAATGTCGAAGCTATTCTGGACGATCAAGCTCTACGAACCCTCAACGAGAATTTACAAGAAAATATCTTGGATCAAATCGTCGGAACATTTAAAAAAGAACTAGGGCTTGATGATACAGATATAATAAAAGTCCCCAGTCTCTTTGAAGATGAATTATGTGGTGATGGGGCTCATGGTGCATTGATACCAGGAATGGTTAATCTTGTAGTAGCAGATGATGAGGAGGGGGCGACAAACCTCTTTATTCCGGATCCTTTTATCCGAGCTGAGCTAACAGACCAGGCTAGCGATCCGTTCATAAAAGACTTAACTGAAAAGCTACCATCTGACTTAGATCTGCATTTTGTAGATGACTGGACAGTCTATCATATGGGGATGGGTGAGATCCATTGCGGCACTAATGTAAAACGAACACCAATGCAGAATAGTGGAGTACCGAGAACCTAA
- a CDS encoding HEAT repeat domain-containing protein yields the protein MRYQCLAKHRFLGSIVLLAVTACEPDKSDKAQDQPFNPSADIHSNAGITEPRMVETRTDLNDDKQLSNSWKSRMHSELQRYQMEQPDAYQHLLNLQPRKTRARKFRFIDNRFKDPESTAVLLYRLAEQKNTPEVREALVEAMSRTNGQYEDALLDLIAKEPSPKVKGRLITASRRSKPSVAKQAVLLGLRDSSSFVKASAARTAAKIPADSDITDQLIRLLDDSEVKTQIAVIRSIRVLKPTDAREKLLRLTHSPNSTIRLEALYSITQIAPHLLDQVSHLERDKVLEVSRAAMRLRSSMPHTDR from the coding sequence TTGAGATACCAATGCTTGGCAAAGCACCGCTTCCTAGGCTCTATTGTATTGTTAGCTGTCACAGCTTGTGAGCCAGATAAATCAGATAAAGCCCAAGATCAACCGTTCAACCCAAGTGCAGATATACATTCGAATGCAGGAATCACTGAGCCTCGAATGGTAGAAACCCGTACAGACCTCAATGATGATAAACAGCTTTCGAATAGCTGGAAATCTAGGATGCATTCCGAGTTACAAAGATATCAAATGGAACAACCAGATGCCTACCAACACCTTCTCAACCTTCAACCTCGAAAGACAAGGGCAAGAAAATTTCGGTTTATAGATAACAGATTCAAAGATCCAGAATCTACAGCGGTCCTACTGTATCGTTTAGCTGAACAGAAAAATACACCTGAAGTAAGAGAGGCTTTGGTAGAAGCAATGTCTCGAACAAACGGTCAATATGAGGACGCCCTACTCGACCTAATCGCCAAAGAACCATCGCCGAAGGTCAAAGGAAGACTCATTACTGCTTCTCGCAGATCTAAGCCTTCAGTTGCCAAACAAGCAGTTTTGTTGGGGCTTCGAGATAGCTCGTCATTTGTAAAAGCTTCAGCGGCTAGAACAGCCGCAAAAATACCAGCGGACTCTGATATTACTGACCAACTCATCAGGCTATTGGATGACTCAGAGGTAAAGACTCAAATAGCTGTCATCCGTTCCATCAGGGTCCTGAAGCCTACGGACGCTAGGGAGAAACTATTAAGGCTCACTCACTCGCCTAATTCTACTATCCGGCTAGAAGCACTCTATAGTATCACTCAGATTGCACCTCATCTACTTGATCAAGTAAGCCACTTAGAAAGGGATAAGGTCCTTGAGGTTTCAAGGGCTGCTATGAGGTTACGTAGCTCTATGCCCCATACAGACAGATGA
- a CDS encoding type II secretion system protein GspG codes for MNLRLMGTVMALLVSNLTGTQEEANVDLTKLSIGKVEKSLKLYRVHMLRYPREAEGLNALVNSDQRRWRGPYATEESLLDPFGNPLEYRLENGKPIVWSVGIDGTVDTKDDIFKDDHKTEDEPISFELEIPPLWK; via the coding sequence GTGAATCTCAGATTGATGGGTACTGTGATGGCTTTGCTAGTTTCCAATCTAACAGGAACCCAAGAAGAAGCAAACGTGGATCTTACCAAGCTCTCTATTGGTAAGGTTGAAAAGTCGCTCAAGCTCTATCGAGTTCATATGCTAAGGTACCCACGCGAGGCGGAAGGGTTAAATGCGCTCGTCAATTCAGATCAACGGCGATGGAGGGGACCTTATGCAACAGAGGAGTCATTGCTCGACCCTTTCGGAAACCCCCTCGAATACAGGCTTGAGAACGGAAAGCCTATAGTATGGTCTGTGGGGATTGACGGAACAGTTGATACTAAAGATGACATTTTCAAAGATGACCATAAAACTGAAGATGAACCAATATCTTTCGAGCTTGAAATACCCCCCCTCTGGAAATAA
- a CDS encoding IS1096 element passenger TnpR family protein, with the protein MSHLKIVKPEGDDRFCGNDKVIRLKVEIIAGMYWEEPYSFQLDIRFDASLMDLHTVIQRELKFEDDHLFSFTSGRTPRSRVMEYRPDDNSDDFSMEGFNDISLNEVFPLPKAHSLYYHFDFGDGWLAEIRRVSSQPGELSKSKYKVVSRSGKRPVQYPDLDCEGTFVEVSEFFLDSLIPKLPETDKVYLYLDPVPMNWGWRKLSKVIAEETDLEFTDDKILLFYNRTKDRLKLLFKEAGMEQTLDRFLHEQSFVLPAPEAGKSYLTISRENLSKIFKMEIL; encoded by the coding sequence ATGAGTCATCTAAAGATCGTTAAGCCGGAAGGCGATGACCGTTTTTGTGGAAACGACAAAGTTATTCGACTGAAGGTCGAAATCATTGCTGGAATGTATTGGGAAGAACCGTACAGCTTTCAACTAGATATTAGATTTGATGCATCACTTATGGATTTACATACTGTCATTCAGCGCGAGTTAAAATTTGAAGATGATCACCTTTTCTCGTTTACTAGCGGAAGAACACCCAGGTCACGGGTAATGGAATATCGGCCTGATGACAATAGTGATGACTTCTCAATGGAGGGGTTCAACGATATTTCTTTAAATGAAGTTTTCCCCTTGCCTAAGGCGCATTCCCTTTATTACCACTTTGACTTTGGAGATGGTTGGTTAGCCGAAATTCGAAGAGTGTCTTCTCAGCCAGGAGAGCTTTCGAAAAGTAAGTATAAAGTTGTATCTCGATCAGGGAAAAGGCCTGTACAATACCCTGATTTAGACTGCGAAGGGACTTTCGTTGAGGTATCAGAATTCTTCTTAGACTCTCTAATTCCTAAGCTACCTGAAACTGACAAGGTCTACCTTTACCTAGACCCAGTGCCCATGAACTGGGGGTGGCGAAAACTATCCAAAGTTATTGCCGAGGAAACGGATTTAGAGTTTACCGATGACAAGATACTCTTATTCTATAATCGGACCAAAGATCGGTTGAAACTGCTTTTTAAAGAAGCTGGTATGGAGCAAACTTTGGACAGGTTTCTACATGAGCAGAGTTTTGTTTTGCCAGCTCCCGAAGCTGGAAAGTCATATTTGACTATTTCTAGAGAGAATCTTTCCAAAATCTTTAAGATGGAAATTCTGTAG